Proteins encoded within one genomic window of Amycolatopsis sp. 2-15:
- a CDS encoding alkaline phosphatase family protein translates to MSADPTTPTPEPEAGPTRRRFLQGAGVAAGALMFGGIADAGSASATTLGKNGLPRGFRGDMADLKHVVILMQENRSLDHYFGTFPGVRGFNDKQALKFQDGTSVFQQKDKTGAIVTPKVDDGMWGNDHGAWGDVAHRSWDQWVQHNGASCMNYHSDGYMSFYHSVAAQYTIADQNFCSEFGPTDPNRKYLWSGTSNTETGNTDESNYSRPWITVPEQLQQAGIDWRLYSDNSGNGRQGYLSSWIGDYGDNELKYFKGFEPNGLSPLDPKLQPGTGLIWRGNATYYAGKTTPNDDSDANLQAVLKDFRDACQPGAEHPLPAVSWIVAPYGWSEHPDADTLHGERYVKEVLDILQGNPDIWNHTLFILNYDENDGKFDHVLPPWPEAGTAGEYTGSYPLGFGPRVPMVLVSPWSRGGYVASEVFDHTSTIKFLEKWAAHLGKPFTCPNISDWRRAIAGDLTSALDFAHPQTGPATFADPTAEQPVKVAAGHMKPRPLNFHPHATVTQDHKGKVTAKMTLAGGDKGKAVSFQVFPDKLKPFTSTPFTVTERKSQSYTWDTSATGGEYAFSIYSNDGFVRSFAGKVTSSGHDPRVDADLLQPTLLVREQHVRFTLHNDNLLKPMHYKLTANDFSGGTKTVTVLGLLPAIVNWPTENGYYDVVITVEGDPTWKQRYAGRIGEGR, encoded by the coding sequence TTGTCCGCCGACCCCACCACCCCCACCCCCGAGCCCGAAGCCGGCCCCACCCGCCGCCGGTTCCTGCAGGGCGCGGGCGTCGCCGCCGGAGCCCTGATGTTCGGCGGGATCGCCGACGCCGGCTCCGCGAGCGCCACGACTCTGGGCAAGAACGGCTTGCCCAGAGGGTTCAGAGGCGACATGGCCGACCTGAAACACGTCGTGATCCTGATGCAGGAAAACCGTTCGCTCGACCACTACTTCGGCACGTTCCCCGGCGTGCGCGGCTTCAACGACAAGCAGGCGCTGAAGTTCCAGGACGGCACCAGCGTCTTCCAGCAGAAGGACAAGACCGGCGCCATCGTGACGCCGAAGGTCGACGACGGCATGTGGGGCAACGACCACGGCGCTTGGGGCGACGTCGCGCACCGCAGCTGGGACCAGTGGGTGCAGCACAACGGCGCCAGCTGCATGAACTACCACAGCGACGGCTACATGAGCTTCTACCACTCGGTGGCGGCCCAGTACACGATCGCCGACCAGAACTTCTGCTCCGAGTTCGGCCCGACCGACCCGAACCGCAAGTACCTGTGGAGCGGCACGTCGAACACCGAGACCGGCAACACGGACGAGTCGAACTACAGCCGCCCGTGGATCACCGTGCCCGAGCAGCTGCAGCAGGCCGGCATCGACTGGCGTCTCTACTCCGACAACAGCGGCAACGGCCGCCAGGGCTACCTGAGCTCGTGGATCGGCGACTACGGCGACAACGAGCTCAAGTACTTCAAGGGCTTCGAACCCAACGGCCTGAGCCCGCTGGACCCGAAGCTGCAGCCCGGCACCGGCCTGATCTGGCGCGGCAACGCCACCTACTACGCCGGCAAGACCACGCCGAACGACGACTCCGACGCCAACCTGCAGGCCGTCCTCAAGGACTTCCGCGACGCGTGCCAGCCTGGTGCCGAGCACCCGCTGCCGGCCGTCTCGTGGATCGTCGCGCCCTACGGCTGGTCCGAGCACCCGGACGCCGACACGCTGCACGGCGAGCGCTACGTCAAAGAGGTGCTCGACATCCTGCAGGGCAACCCGGACATCTGGAACCACACGCTCTTCATCCTCAACTACGACGAGAACGACGGGAAGTTCGACCACGTGCTCCCGCCGTGGCCCGAGGCCGGCACCGCGGGCGAGTACACCGGCTCGTACCCGCTCGGCTTCGGCCCGCGCGTGCCGATGGTGCTCGTCTCGCCGTGGTCGCGCGGTGGTTACGTCGCTTCGGAGGTCTTCGACCACACGTCGACGATCAAGTTCCTGGAAAAGTGGGCAGCGCACCTCGGCAAGCCGTTCACCTGCCCCAACATCAGCGACTGGCGCCGCGCGATCGCCGGTGACCTGACGAGCGCGCTCGACTTCGCCCACCCGCAGACCGGGCCGGCGACGTTCGCGGACCCGACGGCCGAGCAGCCGGTGAAGGTCGCGGCCGGCCACATGAAGCCGCGGCCGCTGAACTTCCACCCGCACGCCACGGTCACGCAGGACCACAAGGGCAAGGTCACGGCGAAGATGACGCTGGCCGGCGGCGACAAGGGCAAGGCCGTGAGCTTCCAGGTCTTCCCGGACAAGCTCAAGCCGTTCACCAGCACGCCGTTCACGGTCACCGAGCGCAAGTCGCAGTCCTACACCTGGGACACCTCCGCCACCGGCGGCGAGTATGCGTTCTCGATCTACTCCAACGACGGCTTCGTGCGCTCCTTCGCAGGCAAGGTCACCTCGTCCGGGCACGACCCGCGCGTGGACGCCGACCTGCTGCAGCCGACCCTGCTGGTGCGTGAGCAGCACGTGCGCTTCACGCTTCACAACGACAACCTGCTCAAGCCGATGCACTACAAGCTGACCGCGAACGACTTCAGCGGTGGGACCAAGACCGTCACGGTGCTGGGCCTGCTGCCGGCGATCGTGAACTGGCCGACCGAGAACGGCTACTACGACGTGGTCATCACGGTCGAGGGCGACCCGACGTGGAAGCAGCGCTACGCCGGCCGGATCGGCGAGGGCCGCTAG
- a CDS encoding acyltransferase family protein, with protein sequence MSHDEYLGMRRFPGLDGLRAIAATIVVFFHFAGPKFVWPSGWVGVYIFFVLSGFLITTLLLREQDRTGRISLSGFYVRRVFRILPPYLVILGGIIAFVLLRGEFLARDFPHALKYYLTFLNEFFPGSHGNGSDNFFSGSWTLGIEEKFYLVWPFLLVAIGIGAARRKLALALAAMAVLLALVPLTTGGWLLDFSPTAVYRSSIHYAILLGGCLLAILLHYRRGFAVLRPFTHPLAAIPIVAGFLVLHANLDPLWVATRQNLLVLLAYAVLTMLLLIVLLSPGPARWLLSTAPMRFVGERSYSLYLLQGPVHFVVVQAVPALGHNRLITAVTVFLVDLAIADLIHRWVEQPMIATGKRLLTRRQARKAARAAVPADATPVPAGV encoded by the coding sequence ATGAGCCATGACGAGTACCTCGGCATGCGCAGGTTCCCCGGCCTCGACGGCCTGCGCGCCATCGCCGCGACGATCGTCGTGTTCTTCCACTTCGCCGGGCCGAAGTTCGTGTGGCCGTCGGGCTGGGTGGGTGTCTACATCTTCTTCGTGCTGTCGGGGTTCCTGATCACGACGCTGCTGCTGCGTGAGCAGGACCGCACCGGGCGCATCTCGCTGAGCGGCTTCTACGTGCGGCGCGTGTTCCGGATCCTGCCGCCGTACCTGGTGATCCTCGGCGGGATCATCGCGTTCGTGCTGCTGCGCGGCGAGTTCCTCGCGCGCGACTTCCCGCACGCGCTGAAGTACTACCTGACGTTCCTCAACGAGTTCTTCCCCGGCTCCCACGGCAACGGCTCCGACAACTTCTTCTCCGGCTCGTGGACGCTGGGCATCGAGGAGAAGTTCTACCTGGTGTGGCCGTTCCTGCTGGTCGCGATCGGCATCGGCGCCGCGCGGCGCAAGCTCGCCCTAGCGCTCGCCGCGATGGCCGTGCTGCTGGCGCTCGTGCCGCTGACCACGGGCGGCTGGCTGCTCGACTTCTCGCCGACGGCCGTCTACCGCTCGAGCATCCACTACGCCATCCTGCTCGGCGGCTGCCTGCTCGCGATCCTGCTGCACTACCGGCGTGGCTTCGCCGTGCTGCGGCCGTTCACGCATCCGCTGGCCGCGATCCCGATCGTGGCCGGGTTCCTCGTGCTGCACGCGAACCTCGACCCGCTCTGGGTCGCGACGCGGCAGAACCTGCTGGTGCTGCTCGCGTACGCGGTGCTCACCATGCTGCTGCTGATCGTGCTGCTGTCACCGGGCCCCGCGCGCTGGCTGCTCTCGACGGCGCCGATGCGGTTCGTCGGCGAGCGGTCGTATTCGCTGTACCTGCTGCAGGGCCCGGTGCACTTCGTGGTGGTGCAGGCCGTGCCGGCACTGGGGCACAACCGGCTGATCACGGCCGTGACGGTGTTCCTGGTCGACCTCGCGATCGCCGACCTGATCCACCGCTGGGTCGAGCAGCCGATGATCGCGACCGGCAAACGGCTGCTCACGCGCCGGCAGGCCCGCAAAGCCGCACGGGCCGCGGTTCCTGCCGACGCGACGCCGGTGCCGGCCGGCGTTTGA
- a CDS encoding oxidoreductase — translation MDSRELLTDAPVPPVAVDVGWLRAMVARFSSGEDHATRRKLVIEELANVEPRALREAAAARPHQGPVATLAEVLGFEVDPADVAKVAKAYQPHFSQSTEADEACQRLVEALGQPDERTAAKVGLLVQAAATESLIKNTPGPPVPSTRRWVDGAEVAVDLTDFPFGTGPHACPGEAHAEALAEGALSSTHP, via the coding sequence ATGGATTCCCGCGAACTTCTCACCGATGCCCCCGTGCCGCCCGTCGCCGTGGATGTGGGCTGGTTGCGGGCGATGGTGGCCAGGTTCAGCAGCGGCGAGGACCACGCCACGCGGCGAAAGCTGGTCATCGAGGAACTCGCCAACGTGGAGCCACGAGCGCTCAGGGAAGCGGCCGCAGCGAGACCCCACCAAGGACCCGTCGCAACGCTCGCCGAGGTGCTCGGGTTCGAGGTCGACCCCGCGGATGTCGCCAAAGTGGCAAAGGCTTACCAGCCCCACTTCTCCCAAAGCACTGAAGCCGATGAAGCTTGCCAGCGGCTGGTCGAAGCATTGGGCCAACCCGACGAGCGAACCGCCGCCAAAGTCGGTCTGCTGGTCCAGGCCGCGGCCACCGAGAGCCTGATCAAGAACACCCCAGGCCCGCCAGTCCCCAGCACTCGCCGCTGGGTCGACGGCGCCGAAGTCGCCGTCGATCTCACGGACTTCCCGTTCGGCACCGGCCCCCACGCCTGCCCGGGAGAGGCCCACGCCGAAGCGCTCGCCGAGGGAGCCCTCAGCAGCACCCATCCATGA
- a CDS encoding GNAT family N-acetyltransferase — protein sequence MVNLGEAPLFGRLTRRGRLMAKRTCDRRGHAFALGRFLFRTPTAWEYAAAVASGSDPAAQRWLGWLADSVIAEPLRSEALRVTPGTGPAWTYPDPQSVDIVAIDLRENRCAGLVSVHAGENGAPETGGYLAPAYRGRGLGRDLFTAGLVLAHAHLGLPRVRAGAEVGNVASGRSLEAAGMRRAAGPPRYTLPNGRVSEAWWYQHDVPRPHRCEGPQAEWLSF from the coding sequence ATGGTGAACCTGGGTGAAGCACCGCTGTTCGGCCGGTTGACCCGCCGAGGCCGGCTCATGGCGAAACGCACCTGCGACCGCAGGGGCCACGCGTTCGCCCTCGGCCGGTTCCTCTTCCGCACCCCCACCGCCTGGGAATACGCCGCCGCGGTCGCGTCCGGCAGCGATCCGGCCGCCCAGCGGTGGCTCGGCTGGCTCGCGGACTCGGTCATCGCCGAGCCGCTGCGCTCCGAAGCCCTCCGCGTGACGCCCGGCACCGGCCCGGCCTGGACCTACCCGGATCCGCAGTCCGTCGACATCGTTGCCATCGATCTGCGCGAGAACCGCTGCGCCGGCCTGGTCAGCGTGCACGCCGGCGAGAACGGCGCCCCGGAGACCGGCGGGTACCTCGCGCCGGCGTACCGGGGCCGCGGCCTGGGCCGGGACCTGTTCACCGCCGGCCTCGTGCTGGCGCATGCGCACCTCGGGCTGCCGCGCGTCCGGGCGGGGGCCGAGGTGGGCAACGTGGCGAGCGGACGCTCCCTGGAGGCGGCGGGCATGCGCCGGGCCGCGGGGCCGCCCCGGTACACCCTGCCGAACGGCCGGGTGAGCGAGGCTTGGTGGTACCAGCACGACGTGCCGCGGCCGCATCGGTGTGAGGGGCCGCAGGCGGAGTGGCTGTCGTTTTGA
- a CDS encoding SulP family inorganic anion transporter, with product MARPAWLSPKVARVEVLGGLVVALALIPEAISFSIIAGVDPRVGLSASFTMAVVISIVGGRPAMISAATGAIALVVAPLAREHGLGYLVATVILGGLIQIVLGALGVAKLMRFVPRSVMVGFVNALAILIFLAQLPSLIDVPWPVYPLFAGGLLLMVILPRLTKVVPAPLISIVVLTALTIGAGITVPTVGDKGALPSALPVPGVPDVPFTMNTLTLLAPYAIAFALVGLMESMMTAQLVDDITDTPSSKTREAIGQGIANVVTGIFGGMGGCAMIGQTMINVRTAGSRTRLSTFLAGTFLIILCIVFGPLVSRIPMAALVAVMVLVAFGTFDWHSIAPATLKRMPAGEIAVMVITVAVVVATSNLAIGVVVGTITAMVIFARRVAHLLDVTAAVDPDGTQVVYAVTGELFFASSNDLVSRFDYAGDPAHVVLDLTDAHIWDASTVAALDAVTTKYAARGKTVEIVGLNSPSARIHGRLTGELTAH from the coding sequence ATGGCCCGGCCGGCGTGGTTGTCGCCGAAGGTGGCGCGGGTGGAGGTGCTCGGCGGGCTCGTCGTGGCGCTCGCGTTGATCCCCGAGGCGATCTCGTTCTCGATCATCGCCGGGGTCGACCCGCGGGTGGGGCTGAGCGCGTCGTTCACGATGGCCGTGGTGATCTCGATCGTCGGCGGGCGCCCGGCGATGATCTCCGCCGCCACGGGGGCGATCGCGCTGGTCGTGGCGCCGCTGGCGCGTGAGCACGGCCTCGGCTACCTCGTCGCGACCGTGATCCTCGGCGGTCTGATCCAGATCGTGCTCGGCGCGCTCGGCGTGGCCAAGCTGATGCGGTTCGTGCCGCGCAGCGTGATGGTCGGGTTCGTCAACGCGCTGGCCATCCTGATCTTCCTCGCGCAGCTGCCGTCGCTGATCGACGTGCCGTGGCCGGTCTACCCGCTCTTCGCCGGCGGGCTGCTGCTGATGGTCATCCTGCCCCGGCTGACCAAGGTCGTGCCGGCGCCGCTGATCTCGATCGTCGTCCTCACCGCGCTCACGATCGGCGCCGGCATCACCGTGCCGACCGTCGGAGACAAGGGCGCGCTGCCATCCGCGCTGCCGGTGCCCGGGGTGCCCGACGTGCCGTTCACGATGAACACCCTGACCCTGCTCGCACCGTACGCGATCGCGTTCGCGCTGGTCGGGCTGATGGAGTCGATGATGACGGCCCAGCTCGTCGACGACATCACCGACACCCCGTCGAGCAAGACCCGCGAAGCGATCGGCCAGGGCATCGCCAACGTCGTCACCGGCATCTTCGGCGGCATGGGCGGCTGCGCGATGATCGGCCAGACCATGATCAACGTCCGGACCGCCGGTTCCCGCACGCGCCTGTCGACGTTCCTGGCCGGCACGTTCCTGATCATCCTGTGCATCGTCTTCGGCCCGCTCGTCTCGCGGATCCCGATGGCCGCGCTCGTGGCCGTGATGGTGCTCGTCGCCTTCGGCACGTTCGACTGGCACAGCATCGCCCCCGCCACGCTCAAGCGGATGCCCGCCGGCGAGATCGCGGTCATGGTGATCACCGTCGCCGTCGTGGTCGCCACCAGCAACCTCGCGATCGGCGTGGTCGTGGGCACGATCACCGCGATGGTCATCTTCGCCCGCCGCGTCGCACACCTGCTCGACGTGACCGCCGCCGTGGACCCGGACGGCACCCAGGTGGTCTACGCCGTCACCGGCGAGCTGTTCTTCGCCTCCAGCAACGACCTCGTCTCCCGCTTCGACTACGCCGGCGACCCCGCCCACGTCGTCCTCGACCTGACCGACGCCCACATCTGGGACGCGTCCACCGTCGCCGCGCTCGACGCCGTCACCACGAAGTACGCCGCACGCGGCAAAACCGTCGAGATCGTCGGCCTCAACTCCCCGAGCGCCCGCATCCACGGCCGGCTCACCGGCGAGCTCACGGCCCACTAG
- a CDS encoding nitroreductase family deazaflavin-dependent oxidoreductase: protein MSDWNQQIIDEFRANEGKVGGMFEGANMVLLTHTGAKTGTQRIAPLVYTTDGDRYVITASKGGADTNPDWYHNLVANPKVTLEIGTEKFDATAKLVEDRAERDRLYAGMVKHMPGFADYEKKTTRLIPVFVLER, encoded by the coding sequence ATGTCGGACTGGAACCAGCAGATCATCGACGAGTTCCGCGCCAACGAGGGCAAGGTCGGCGGGATGTTCGAGGGCGCGAACATGGTCCTGCTCACCCACACCGGCGCGAAGACCGGCACGCAGCGCATCGCGCCCCTGGTCTACACCACCGACGGCGACCGTTACGTCATCACCGCGTCCAAGGGCGGCGCGGACACCAACCCGGACTGGTACCACAACCTCGTGGCCAACCCGAAGGTCACGCTGGAGATCGGCACCGAGAAGTTCGACGCCACCGCCAAGCTGGTCGAGGACCGCGCCGAGCGGGACCGCCTCTACGCCGGCATGGTCAAGCACATGCCCGGGTTCGCCGACTACGAGAAGAAGACCACGCGCCTGATCCCGGTCTTCGTGCTCGAGCGCTGA
- a CDS encoding LysR family transcriptional regulator, with protein sequence MELHQLEYFVAVAEEANFTRAAARMHVAQPGVSAQIRRLERELGQPLFDRSGRAVRLTDVGAAALPHARAALAAVAAVRETVAEHEGLVRGQVAMGIVTSAGPVALPDFLAAFAERYPGVEITLGEANSDVMVEALREGRLDVAVIGLADGVPAGLAAQVVLDEAVVAVTAPGDPLASRAEVALADLAGRGLICLPKGTGVRGVLDRAFATAGVHPRVTIEASDPNVLAQLAMRGLGVAIVPESLARYYATELHTLQLRPRLRGQLVLAWRADGPSGPAARTLIEFARSVL encoded by the coding sequence ATGGAACTGCACCAGCTCGAGTACTTCGTGGCCGTGGCCGAAGAAGCCAACTTCACGCGCGCCGCGGCCCGGATGCACGTCGCCCAGCCTGGTGTCAGCGCGCAGATCCGGCGCCTGGAACGCGAGCTGGGCCAGCCGTTGTTCGACCGGTCGGGGCGCGCGGTGCGGCTCACCGACGTCGGCGCCGCCGCGTTGCCCCACGCCCGCGCCGCGCTCGCCGCGGTGGCCGCCGTACGCGAGACGGTGGCCGAGCACGAGGGCCTCGTCCGCGGGCAGGTGGCGATGGGGATCGTGACGTCGGCGGGACCGGTCGCGCTGCCCGATTTCCTGGCCGCCTTCGCCGAGCGTTACCCGGGCGTCGAGATCACCCTGGGCGAAGCGAACTCGGACGTGATGGTCGAAGCGCTTCGCGAAGGCCGCCTCGACGTCGCCGTGATCGGCCTCGCCGACGGCGTGCCCGCGGGACTCGCCGCGCAGGTCGTGCTCGACGAAGCCGTCGTCGCCGTCACCGCGCCCGGTGATCCGCTGGCCTCGCGCGCCGAAGTCGCTTTGGCCGACCTGGCCGGCCGCGGCCTGATCTGCCTGCCGAAGGGCACGGGCGTGCGCGGCGTGCTCGACCGCGCCTTCGCGACGGCGGGCGTCCACCCGCGCGTGACGATCGAGGCCAGCGACCCGAACGTGCTGGCGCAGCTGGCGATGCGCGGTCTCGGCGTGGCGATCGTGCCGGAGTCCCTTGCGCGGTACTACGCCACCGAGCTGCACACGCTGCAGTTGCGGCCGCGGCTGCGCGGTCAGCTCGTGTTGGCGTGGCGGGCCGACGGCCCGAGCGGTCCCGCCGCGCGCACGTTGATCGAGTTCGCGCGCTCGGTGCTCTAG